From the genome of Duffyella gerundensis, one region includes:
- a CDS encoding inorganic phosphate transporter, producing MSQNSTLSTPPLAQHGRPNIYGKNSRTTITFFILLLVLGIAFAGVNLFNDVEESGAQFTSYVPFLLLGLALLIALGFEFVNGFHDTANAVATVIYTHSLPPTTAVIWSGFFNFLGVLLSSGAVAFGIISLLPVELILQAGSGGGFAMIYALLFSAIIWNLGTWYFGLPSSSSHTLIGSIIGVGVANALLNGRDGSSGVDWDQALKVGYALLLSPVIGFVSAAALLLVMKRFVKNRQLYRAPEGPKPPPIWIRGLLILTCTGVSFAHGSNDGQKGMGLIMLILVGTMPIAYALNRSIPPEQIPRVAALASVTAQQLHRQYPQPASVESPRAVLTEYVRTGELKPAVMPALAQLSATISDDIRQYGDVNRIPAERVSNTRNNMYLASETIKHVKSEKVAVTPQIGDNLTALKAELDNATRFIPFWVKVVVAIALGLGTMVGWRRIVVTVGEKIGKTHLSYAQGASAEVVTMFTIGAADAFGLPVSTTHVLSSGVAGSMAANRSGLQLSTLRNLAMAWILTLPVSILLSALLYWLFKHF from the coding sequence ATGAGCCAAAACAGCACACTCTCCACGCCTCCGCTGGCCCAACACGGCCGTCCTAATATTTACGGTAAGAACAGTCGTACCACCATTACCTTCTTTATTTTATTGCTGGTGCTCGGCATCGCCTTTGCCGGGGTGAATCTGTTTAACGACGTCGAAGAGAGCGGGGCGCAATTTACCAGCTACGTGCCGTTTCTGCTGCTCGGCCTGGCGCTGCTGATTGCGCTGGGCTTTGAATTTGTGAACGGTTTTCACGACACCGCCAACGCCGTTGCCACGGTGATTTATACCCACTCGTTGCCGCCGACCACCGCGGTGATCTGGTCAGGCTTCTTCAACTTCCTCGGCGTGCTGCTTTCCAGCGGCGCGGTGGCGTTTGGCATTATCTCGCTGCTGCCGGTTGAGCTGATTCTGCAGGCGGGCAGCGGCGGCGGTTTCGCGATGATTTATGCGCTGCTGTTCTCGGCCATTATCTGGAATCTCGGCACCTGGTATTTTGGCCTGCCGTCATCATCGTCGCATACGCTGATCGGATCGATTATTGGCGTCGGCGTGGCGAATGCGCTGCTTAACGGCCGCGACGGATCCAGCGGTGTCGACTGGGATCAGGCGCTGAAGGTCGGCTATGCGCTGCTGCTGTCGCCGGTGATCGGCTTTGTCAGCGCCGCCGCGCTGCTGCTGGTGATGAAACGTTTTGTGAAAAATCGTCAGCTCTATCGTGCGCCGGAAGGGCCAAAGCCGCCGCCGATCTGGATCCGCGGCCTGCTGATTCTGACCTGCACCGGCGTGTCGTTTGCGCACGGATCGAATGATGGCCAGAAAGGCATGGGTTTGATCATGCTGATCCTCGTGGGCACCATGCCGATCGCCTATGCGCTGAACCGCTCGATACCGCCGGAGCAGATCCCCCGTGTAGCGGCGCTGGCATCAGTTACCGCCCAGCAGCTGCACCGTCAGTATCCGCAACCGGCTAGCGTAGAATCGCCGCGCGCGGTGTTAACCGAATATGTGCGTACCGGCGAACTGAAACCGGCGGTAATGCCCGCGCTGGCGCAGCTGTCGGCCACTATCTCCGATGATATCCGTCAGTATGGCGACGTAAACCGCATTCCGGCGGAGCGGGTCAGCAACACGCGCAACAACATGTATCTCGCGTCGGAAACCATCAAGCATGTTAAAAGCGAAAAGGTGGCGGTGACGCCGCAGATTGGCGATAACCTCACCGCGCTGAAGGCGGAACTGGATAACGCCACGCGCTTTATCCCGTTCTGGGTCAAAGTGGTGGTAGCCATTGCGCTGGGCCTCGGCACCATGGTGGGCTGGCGACGCATTGTCGTTACGGTAGGCGAGAAGATTGGCAAAACGCATTTGAGCTATGCGCAGGGCGCCAGCGCCGAAGTGGTGACGATGTTCACCATCGGCGCGGCGGATGCTTTTGGCTTACCGGTCTCCACCACGCACGTGCTCTCCTCGGGCGTGGCGGGATCGATGGCGGCTAACCGCTCCGGCTTGCAGCTCAGCACGCTGCGCAATCTGGCGATGGCATGGATTCTGACCCTGCCGGTCTCCATCCTGCTCTCCGCGCTGCTTTACTGGCTGTTTAAACACTTCTGA
- the yghX gene encoding YghX family hydrolase codes for MTRLTAKDFPPELLELYDYYAHGKISKREFISMAAKLAVGGMTGATLLGMMSPNYALAQQVEFTDPAIIPEYIHYDSPTGNGEVRAYMVKPANASGPLPAVMVVHENRGLNPYIEDVARRVAKAGFVALAPDGLSSVGGYPGNDDKGRELQAQVDATKLMNDFFNGIDFLMHHQASNGKVGITGFCYGGGVANAAAVAFPELRAAVPFYGRQPKAEDVPRIKAPLLIHYAALDTRINEGWPAWEAALKANNKQYEAWIYPGVNHGFHNDSTPRYDKAAADLAWDRTLGWFRRYLV; via the coding sequence ATGACGCGTCTTACTGCAAAAGATTTCCCGCCCGAACTGCTCGAGCTTTACGACTATTACGCCCACGGAAAAATCAGCAAACGTGAGTTCATTTCGATGGCGGCGAAACTCGCCGTTGGCGGCATGACCGGCGCGACGCTGCTGGGCATGATGAGCCCCAACTATGCGCTGGCGCAGCAGGTGGAGTTCACCGATCCCGCCATTATCCCGGAATATATTCATTACGATTCGCCTACCGGCAACGGCGAGGTGCGCGCCTACATGGTGAAACCGGCCAACGCCAGCGGTCCGCTGCCCGCCGTGATGGTGGTGCATGAGAACCGTGGCCTAAACCCTTATATAGAAGATGTCGCCCGCCGCGTTGCCAAAGCGGGCTTTGTGGCGCTGGCGCCGGATGGCCTGAGCAGCGTGGGCGGCTATCCCGGCAATGACGACAAAGGGCGCGAGCTGCAGGCGCAGGTCGATGCCACCAAACTGATGAATGACTTTTTCAACGGCATCGATTTTTTAATGCACCATCAGGCCAGCAACGGCAAGGTCGGCATAACCGGTTTCTGTTACGGCGGCGGTGTCGCCAATGCGGCGGCGGTTGCCTTTCCGGAGCTGCGCGCCGCGGTGCCTTTTTATGGGCGCCAGCCGAAAGCGGAAGATGTGCCGCGCATCAAGGCGCCGCTGCTGATCCACTATGCGGCGCTGGATACGCGCATCAATGAGGGCTGGCCCGCCTGGGAGGCGGCGCTCAAGGCGAACAATAAACAGTACGAGGCCTGGATCTATCCTGGCGTAAACCACGGCTTTCACAACGATTCAACACCGCGCTACGACAAAGCCGCTGCCGATCTCGCCTGGGATCGCACGCTGGGCTGGTTCCGACGATATCTGGTGTAG
- a CDS encoding PadR family transcriptional regulator: MREEKSAQSRAGRQKRRERLLDAADARLLMLHILAQRSAHGYELIKAIEEMAGGEYAPSPSLIYPNLTLLEEMGQIAPAPDGGDKKAWQLTTAGHDALAEQQEKLTAVTARLETLAVLVANRDIPAISEAIHLMKGTLHQRLAQADLSPATLAKIVSALEKAAKDIAAS, from the coding sequence ATGCGGGAGGAGAAAAGCGCCCAGTCGCGCGCGGGCAGGCAGAAACGGCGCGAACGGCTGCTCGATGCTGCCGATGCACGGCTGCTGATGCTGCATATCCTCGCACAGCGCAGCGCGCACGGTTATGAACTGATCAAAGCGATTGAGGAGATGGCCGGTGGCGAATATGCCCCCAGCCCGAGCCTGATCTATCCCAATCTGACGTTACTGGAAGAGATGGGACAGATTGCTCCGGCGCCTGACGGCGGCGACAAAAAAGCCTGGCAGCTCACCACAGCAGGTCATGATGCGCTGGCAGAGCAGCAGGAGAAGCTGACGGCGGTGACCGCGCGACTGGAAACGCTGGCGGTGCTGGTGGCTAACCGTGATATTCCGGCCATCAGCGAGGCGATTCATCTGATGAAAGGCACGCTGCATCAGCGCCTGGCGCAGGCGGATCTGTCGCCCGCCACGCTGGCGAAGATTGTCAGCGCGCTGGAAAAGGCGGCAAAGGACATTGCCGCCAGCTGA
- a CDS encoding cytochrome ubiquinol oxidase subunit I has protein sequence MFGLDAFHLARIQFAFTVSFHIIFPAITIGLASFLAVLEGLWLKTRNDDYRDLYHFWSKVFAVNFGMGVVSGLVMAYQFGTNWSGFSQFAGSVTGPLLTYEVLTAFFLEAGFLGVMLFGWNRVGPGLHFFATCMVALGTIISTFWILASNSWMQTPQGYEIQNGLVVPVDWMKIVFNPSFPFRLMHMATAAFLASAFFVGASAAWHLLRKNDTPAIRKMFSMALWMALIVSPIQAMLGDMHGLNTLHHQPAKIAAIEGHWENPPGEPTPLILFGLPDMEQEKTKYALEIPYLGSLILTHSLTEQVPALKTFPKEDRPNSTIVFWSFRVMAGLGMLMVLMGVVSLWLRVKKRLYSSRPFLWFCLFMGPSGLIAILAGWFTTEIGRQPWVVYGLLRTKDAVSAHGDLHMSISLIAFIVVYMSVFGVGYSYMTHLIKKGPKPGEGGHTPEGGPGQKRTPARPLSAVQEGHDSAEEVK, from the coding sequence ATGTTCGGATTAGATGCGTTTCATCTGGCAAGGATACAATTCGCGTTTACGGTCTCCTTCCACATTATTTTTCCCGCCATCACCATCGGCCTGGCCAGTTTTCTGGCGGTGCTGGAAGGGCTGTGGCTGAAAACCCGTAACGATGATTATCGCGATCTTTACCACTTCTGGTCGAAGGTGTTCGCGGTGAACTTTGGCATGGGCGTGGTTTCTGGTCTGGTGATGGCCTATCAGTTCGGTACCAACTGGAGCGGCTTTTCGCAGTTCGCCGGTAGCGTCACCGGCCCGTTGCTGACCTATGAAGTGCTGACCGCCTTCTTCCTTGAGGCGGGCTTCCTCGGCGTCATGCTGTTCGGCTGGAACCGCGTGGGTCCTGGCCTGCATTTCTTCGCCACCTGCATGGTTGCGCTGGGCACTATTATCTCCACCTTCTGGATCCTCGCCTCCAACAGCTGGATGCAGACGCCGCAGGGCTATGAGATTCAGAATGGCCTGGTGGTGCCGGTGGACTGGATGAAGATTGTCTTCAACCCGTCGTTCCCGTTCCGCCTGATGCACATGGCTACCGCGGCGTTTCTGGCCAGCGCCTTTTTTGTTGGCGCCTCGGCGGCGTGGCATCTGCTGCGTAAAAACGATACCCCGGCTATTCGCAAAATGTTCTCTATGGCGCTGTGGATGGCGCTGATCGTCTCGCCGATTCAGGCGATGCTGGGCGACATGCACGGGCTGAATACGCTGCACCATCAGCCGGCGAAAATCGCGGCGATTGAAGGGCACTGGGAAAACCCGCCGGGTGAACCGACGCCATTAATCCTGTTTGGCCTGCCCGATATGGAGCAGGAAAAAACCAAATATGCGCTGGAAATTCCTTATCTTGGCAGCCTGATCCTGACGCACAGCCTGACCGAGCAGGTGCCAGCGCTGAAGACCTTCCCGAAAGAGGATCGTCCTAACTCCACCATCGTGTTCTGGTCTTTCCGCGTGATGGCCGGGCTGGGCATGCTGATGGTGCTGATGGGCGTGGTCAGCCTGTGGCTGCGCGTGAAAAAACGCCTCTACAGCTCGCGTCCGTTCCTGTGGTTCTGCCTGTTCATGGGGCCAAGCGGCTTAATCGCTATTCTGGCCGGTTGGTTTACCACTGAAATTGGCCGTCAGCCGTGGGTGGTGTATGGCCTGCTGCGCACCAAAGATGCGGTCTCTGCCCATGGCGATCTGCACATGAGCATCAGCCTGATCGCCTTTATCGTGGTTTATATGTCGGTGTTTGGCGTTGGTTACAGCTACATGACGCACCTGATCAAGAAAGGGCCGAAGCCGGGCGAGGGCGGTCATACGCCAGAAGGCGGTCCGGGCCAGAAACGTACGCCAGCCCGTCCGCTCTCTGCGGTGCAGGAAGGTCATGACTCAGCAGAAGAGGTGAAATAA
- the cydB gene encoding cytochrome d ubiquinol oxidase subunit II, producing MGIDLSIIWFTIIVFSTLMYIVMDGFDLGIGILFPFNKDAVERDMMVNTVAPVWDGNETWLVLGGAALYGAFPLAYAVIADALAIPLTVMLFGLIFRGVAFEFRFKATVSHRAFWDKSFIFGSVVATFSQGVAVGAILNGFPVVNRTFAGSALDWLAPFPLFCGVGLVLAYALLGATWLIMKTDNALHQKMSKLVPPLLLALLAAIAVISIWTPLSHASIAHRWFTLPNLFWFLPVPVLVVLCAWGLLKAVKRHAHYTPFLLTLALIFLGFTGLGISIWPNIIPPSISIWDAASPPQSQGFMLVGGLLIIPVILCYTFWSYYVFRGKITPDEGYH from the coding sequence ATGGGTATCGATCTCTCTATTATCTGGTTCACCATCATCGTCTTCTCCACCCTGATGTATATCGTCATGGATGGCTTCGACCTGGGTATCGGCATCCTGTTTCCGTTTAACAAGGATGCGGTTGAGCGCGACATGATGGTTAACACCGTGGCGCCGGTCTGGGACGGTAACGAAACCTGGCTGGTGCTGGGTGGCGCGGCGCTGTATGGCGCCTTTCCGCTGGCCTATGCGGTGATTGCTGATGCGCTGGCGATTCCGTTGACCGTGATGCTGTTTGGCCTGATTTTCCGCGGCGTGGCGTTTGAGTTCCGTTTCAAGGCTACCGTCAGTCACCGCGCCTTCTGGGATAAATCCTTTATCTTTGGATCGGTGGTCGCCACCTTTAGTCAGGGCGTGGCCGTTGGCGCGATCCTGAACGGTTTCCCGGTGGTGAATCGTACCTTTGCTGGTTCTGCGCTGGACTGGCTGGCGCCGTTCCCGCTGTTCTGCGGCGTTGGCCTGGTGCTGGCCTATGCGCTGCTGGGCGCCACCTGGCTGATCATGAAGACCGACAACGCGCTGCATCAGAAGATGTCAAAACTGGTGCCGCCGCTGCTGCTTGCCCTGTTGGCGGCGATCGCGGTGATCAGCATCTGGACGCCGCTGTCACACGCCAGCATCGCCCATCGCTGGTTCACGCTGCCGAACCTGTTCTGGTTTCTGCCGGTGCCGGTGCTGGTAGTGCTGTGCGCCTGGGGCCTGCTGAAAGCGGTGAAGCGCCATGCGCACTACACACCGTTTCTGCTGACGCTGGCGCTGATTTTCCTTGGCTTTACCGGCCTCGGCATCAGCATCTGGCCAAACATTATTCCACCGTCGATCTCCATTTGGGATGCCGCATCACCGCCGCAAAGCCAGGGCTTTATGCTGGTGGGTGGATTGCTGATTATCCCGGTGATCCTGTGCTACACCTTCTGGAGCTACTACGTGTTCCGCGGCAAAATCACGCCGGATGAAGGCTACCATTGA
- a CDS encoding DUF2474 domain-containing protein, whose translation MIQEGSVTEATATPKAPLWQRMLWLVIIYGASVLALGVVAMLFRMMMTAAGMKSH comes from the coding sequence ATGATTCAGGAGGGTTCTGTGACTGAAGCAACCGCAACACCCAAAGCGCCACTGTGGCAGCGCATGCTGTGGCTGGTGATTATCTACGGCGCCAGCGTGCTGGCGTTAGGCGTCGTCGCCATGCTGTTCCGCATGATGATGACCGCGGCAGGCATGAAATCTCACTGA
- a CDS encoding siderophore-interacting protein: protein MSIESTPLHYAVPQRVKNELVFRQMTVQQKTRVADAFYRIVFHGEQLKGFHSPSFDDHSKLFFPDANGVLHLPTLTDEGISWPQGVRPAARDYTPLAFDGEGSLTIDFFLHDGGVASEWAKRAQPGDALAVGGPRGSTIIPTDYPFQVYSADETGLPALKRRLAELRPLLAEKEIHVLAQVNEAVGRAYLGEQPGIHFQWLDSAEALTAALHALTLPGEGYFFWLTGEGAQTKALADSLVQQRQIDDRWIRAVAYWHQKAEA from the coding sequence ATGAGTATTGAATCCACTCCGCTGCACTATGCCGTGCCACAACGCGTGAAAAACGAGCTGGTATTCCGCCAGATGACCGTCCAGCAAAAAACGCGGGTTGCCGACGCGTTTTACCGCATTGTCTTTCACGGTGAGCAGCTGAAAGGCTTTCATTCGCCGAGCTTCGACGATCACAGCAAGCTGTTTTTCCCCGATGCCAACGGCGTACTGCATCTGCCGACGCTCACCGATGAGGGCATCAGCTGGCCGCAGGGCGTGCGCCCCGCAGCACGCGATTACACACCGCTGGCGTTTGACGGTGAAGGCAGCCTGACCATCGACTTCTTCCTGCATGACGGCGGCGTCGCCAGCGAATGGGCCAAACGTGCTCAGCCGGGCGATGCGCTGGCGGTTGGCGGCCCGCGCGGCTCGACGATCATTCCCACCGACTATCCGTTCCAGGTTTACAGCGCTGACGAAACCGGCTTACCGGCGCTCAAACGTCGCCTGGCGGAACTGCGGCCGCTGCTGGCGGAAAAAGAGATTCACGTGCTGGCGCAGGTAAATGAAGCGGTCGGTCGCGCCTATCTTGGCGAGCAGCCGGGCATTCATTTTCAGTGGCTCGACTCCGCCGAGGCGCTCACTGCTGCGCTGCACGCACTGACGCTGCCGGGCGAAGGTTACTTCTTCTGGCTGACCGGCGAAGGTGCGCAGACCAAAGCACTGGCTGATTCTTTGGTGCAGCAGCGGCAGATTGACGACCGCTGGATCCGCGCCGTGGCGTACTGGCATCAGAAAGCGGAGGCGTAA
- a CDS encoding DUF1272 domain-containing protein, which yields MLELRPGCERCDCDLPADSSTAMICSFECTFCTDCATQSLQGICPNCGGELVRRPIRPAGKLAANPASSMRVYRPQ from the coding sequence ATGCTGGAACTACGTCCTGGCTGTGAACGTTGCGACTGCGATCTGCCTGCCGATTCATCCACGGCGATGATCTGTTCATTTGAATGTACCTTCTGCACCGACTGCGCGACGCAGAGTTTGCAGGGCATATGCCCGAACTGCGGCGGAGAATTGGTGCGGCGGCCGATCCGGCCAGCGGGGAAGCTGGCGGCCAATCCCGCCTCATCGATGAGGGTTTATCGCCCTCAGTAA
- a CDS encoding NADH:flavin oxidoreductase/NADH oxidase, with translation MSGLFSPFTLKSVTLRNRIAVPPMCQYSAVDGFTNEWHNVHYSALARGGAGLVIVEATAVSPEGRITPGCTGIWNDEQAEGLAKIARDIKAAGAVPGIQIAHAGRKASANRPWEGDDHITAGDARGWETIAPSAVAFGQNLPQVPREMTREDIARVTADFAAATRRARDAGFEWIELHFAHGYLAQSFFSVHSNQRTDEYGGDLQGRSRFMLETLDAVRKEWPEHLPLTARFGVIEYDGRDEETLQESIWVTNEMRKNGLDMLSVSIGFSTPDAAIPWGPAFLAPIAERVRRDADIPVASAWGIDVPAMANETVEKSQLDLVMVGRAHLANPHWPYHAALKLNQDRAAWVLPAPYAHWLERYRTSE, from the coding sequence ATGTCAGGGTTATTTTCCCCCTTTACGCTGAAATCAGTGACGTTGCGCAACCGCATCGCCGTACCGCCAATGTGCCAGTACAGCGCCGTTGACGGCTTCACTAACGAATGGCACAACGTGCACTACAGCGCTCTGGCGCGTGGCGGCGCGGGCCTGGTGATCGTTGAGGCCACCGCGGTTTCCCCTGAGGGCCGTATCACACCGGGATGTACCGGCATCTGGAACGACGAGCAGGCTGAAGGCCTGGCTAAGATCGCCCGTGACATCAAAGCAGCAGGCGCGGTGCCGGGGATTCAGATTGCCCACGCCGGGCGTAAAGCCAGCGCCAACCGCCCGTGGGAAGGCGATGACCATATCACCGCCGGTGATGCCCGCGGCTGGGAAACCATCGCGCCATCTGCCGTGGCCTTTGGTCAAAACCTGCCGCAGGTGCCACGCGAAATGACACGTGAAGATATCGCCCGCGTCACCGCTGATTTTGCCGCCGCTACCCGTCGCGCCCGCGATGCCGGTTTTGAGTGGATTGAGTTGCATTTCGCCCACGGCTATCTGGCGCAGAGCTTTTTCTCGGTGCACTCCAACCAGCGCACTGATGAGTACGGTGGCGATCTGCAGGGCCGCAGCCGCTTCATGCTGGAAACGCTGGATGCGGTACGCAAAGAGTGGCCTGAGCACCTGCCGCTGACCGCCCGTTTCGGCGTCATCGAATATGATGGCCGCGACGAAGAGACGCTGCAGGAGTCAATTTGGGTGACGAACGAGATGCGTAAAAACGGTCTGGATATGCTCAGCGTCAGCATCGGCTTTTCTACGCCGGACGCCGCTATTCCGTGGGGACCGGCATTTCTGGCGCCGATTGCCGAACGCGTGCGTCGCGATGCGGATATTCCGGTCGCTTCCGCCTGGGGCATTGATGTGCCGGCAATGGCGAACGAAACCGTGGAGAAATCACAGCTGGATCTGGTGATGGTGGGTCGTGCGCACCTGGCAAATCCACACTGGCCTTACCATGCCGCGCTGAAACTTAATCAGGATCGCGCCGCGTGGGTCTTGCCAGCGCCTTATGCGCACTGGCTTGAGCGTTATCGCACCAGCGAGTAA
- a CDS encoding FdhF/YdeP family oxidoreductase has product MKEQNRTVGIAPYGGSAGGWGALKAVADAIRGQMSVKQDVIALFKVNQPQGFDCPGCAWPDPQHASSFEFCENGAKAVSWEATSKRTTPEFFAAHTVSELWHRNAFELEGEGRLTHPMKYDAATDTYQPIEWETAFNEIGEHLRSYEDPNSVEFYTSGRASNEAAFLWQLFAREYGTNNFPDCSNMCHEPTSVGLPESIGVGKGTVQLEDFDHADLVLCIGHNPGTNHPRMLGTLREVSKRGGTIVAINPLRERGLERFTSPQSPIEMLSFSSTELASTYYKVRVGGDAAMLKGVMKLLLRMHEDALAAGEPGVIDEAFINEHTEGFDALKADLDATDWDHILKVSGMEREEIQHIARLYASAERTIVCYGMGITQHQYGTQNVQQIANLLLMRGNIGKKGAGICPLRGHSNVQGDRTVGITEIPSQELLDSIEKAFGFRPPQEHGHGAVEAIRAIRDGHSKALLCLGGNLAEAISDPQVTFPAMRKLDLVVHMATKLNRSHLLLGKHNYLLPVLGRTETDVQKSGAQSVTVEDSMSMVHASRGSLKPASPHLKSEPALVAGLAMATLPNTVVDWQKMINDYSFIRDAIEKVFPAFADFNERVKQPGGFHLRNTAAERVWNTPTGRAQFKVMQGINEDPRSLKCHDMVLTTLRSHDQYNTTLYGLNDRYRGVTGRRDVLFINADEAEKRQLRVGDQVNVIALDAEGNHTSRRMDNLTIVVLDMAAGSAGAYYPEANVLVPLDSHDTKSGIPAYKSVPIAMERVAEPVETSGARR; this is encoded by the coding sequence ATGAAAGAGCAAAATCGCACCGTAGGCATCGCGCCTTATGGCGGCTCAGCCGGTGGCTGGGGCGCATTAAAAGCCGTGGCTGACGCTATTCGCGGCCAGATGTCGGTCAAACAGGATGTGATCGCCCTGTTCAAAGTTAACCAGCCGCAAGGCTTTGACTGCCCCGGCTGCGCCTGGCCCGATCCGCAGCACGCCTCATCGTTTGAGTTCTGTGAAAATGGCGCCAAGGCGGTTTCCTGGGAAGCCACCAGCAAGCGCACCACGCCAGAATTTTTCGCCGCGCACACGGTCAGTGAGCTTTGGCACCGCAACGCGTTTGAGCTGGAAGGCGAAGGCCGCCTGACGCACCCGATGAAATATGACGCGGCAACAGATACTTATCAGCCGATTGAGTGGGAAACCGCCTTTAACGAGATTGGCGAGCATCTGCGCAGCTATGAAGACCCCAACAGCGTGGAATTTTACACCTCGGGCCGCGCCTCAAATGAAGCCGCGTTTCTGTGGCAGCTGTTTGCCCGCGAATATGGCACCAATAACTTCCCCGACTGTTCCAACATGTGCCACGAGCCTACCAGCGTCGGCCTGCCGGAATCGATCGGCGTCGGCAAAGGCACGGTGCAGCTGGAAGATTTTGATCACGCCGATCTGGTGCTCTGCATCGGCCACAATCCCGGCACGAACCATCCGCGCATGCTCGGCACACTGCGCGAAGTCTCCAAACGCGGCGGCACCATCGTCGCCATCAACCCGCTACGCGAGCGCGGACTGGAGCGCTTTACCTCGCCGCAAAGCCCTATCGAGATGCTGTCGTTTAGCTCAACCGAACTCGCCTCAACCTACTACAAAGTGCGCGTCGGTGGTGATGCCGCCATGCTGAAAGGCGTGATGAAGCTGCTGCTGCGCATGCATGAAGATGCGTTGGCGGCGGGCGAGCCGGGCGTGATCGACGAAGCCTTCATCAACGAACACACCGAAGGTTTTGACGCGCTGAAAGCCGATCTCGATGCCACCGACTGGGATCACATCCTGAAGGTGTCGGGCATGGAACGTGAGGAAATCCAGCACATTGCGCGTCTGTACGCCAGTGCGGAGAGAACCATCGTCTGTTACGGCATGGGCATTACCCAGCACCAATACGGCACGCAAAACGTGCAGCAAATCGCTAACCTGCTGCTGATGCGCGGCAATATTGGTAAAAAAGGCGCCGGCATCTGCCCGTTGCGCGGCCACTCCAACGTGCAGGGTGACCGCACCGTTGGCATCACCGAAATTCCGTCGCAGGAACTGCTCGACAGCATTGAAAAAGCTTTTGGCTTCCGGCCGCCGCAGGAACACGGTCACGGGGCGGTTGAGGCGATTCGTGCCATTCGCGATGGTCATTCGAAAGCCCTGCTCTGCCTTGGCGGCAACCTGGCGGAAGCGATCTCCGATCCGCAGGTCACCTTCCCGGCGATGCGCAAGCTCGATCTGGTGGTGCACATGGCGACCAAGCTCAACCGTTCGCACCTGCTGCTTGGCAAGCATAATTACCTGCTGCCAGTGCTGGGCCGTACCGAAACCGACGTGCAGAAGTCTGGCGCGCAGAGCGTTACGGTGGAAGATTCCATGTCGATGGTGCACGCCTCGCGCGGCTCGTTAAAGCCTGCCTCGCCGCATCTGAAGTCCGAACCGGCGCTGGTTGCCGGGCTGGCGATGGCCACCCTGCCGAATACCGTGGTGGACTGGCAGAAGATGATCAACGACTACAGCTTTATTCGCGACGCCATTGAAAAGGTGTTCCCGGCCTTTGCAGACTTCAATGAGCGGGTGAAGCAGCCAGGTGGCTTCCACCTGCGTAACACCGCCGCTGAACGCGTCTGGAACACGCCAACTGGCCGCGCGCAGTTTAAGGTGATGCAGGGGATTAACGAAGATCCACGCTCGCTGAAATGTCACGATATGGTGCTGACCACGCTGCGTAGCCACGATCAGTACAACACCACGCTGTATGGCCTGAACGATCGCTATCGCGGCGTCACCGGTCGCCGTGATGTACTGTTCATCAATGCCGATGAAGCGGAGAAGCGTCAGCTACGCGTCGGCGATCAGGTTAACGTCATCGCGCTGGATGCTGAGGGCAATCACACGTCGCGCCGCATGGATAATCTCACCATTGTAGTGCTGGATATGGCCGCCGGTTCTGCAGGCGCTTACTATCCTGAAGCGAACGTGTTGGTGCCGCTGGACAGCCACGATACCAAAAGCGGCATTCCAGCCTATAAAAGCGTGCCGATCGCCATGGAACGCGTAGCGGAACCGGTGGAAACCTCGGGCGCGCGCCGCTAA
- a CDS encoding SelT/SelW/SelH family protein, producing the protein MSPSPAITIEYCSQCNWLLRAAWMAQELLHTFSTDLASVTLVPGTGGIYQIKADGTLLWDRKVDGGFPEAAAMKQRLRDHAFPDRNLGHNEKRGS; encoded by the coding sequence ATGTCCCCTTCACCCGCTATCACCATCGAATACTGTTCACAATGCAACTGGCTGCTGCGCGCCGCATGGATGGCGCAGGAACTGCTGCACACCTTCAGCACCGATCTCGCATCGGTGACGCTGGTGCCGGGCACCGGCGGCATCTATCAGATCAAAGCCGATGGCACGCTGCTGTGGGATCGCAAGGTCGACGGCGGCTTTCCGGAGGCGGCGGCGATGAAGCAGCGGCTGCGCGATCACGCCTTCCCGGACAGAAATCTGGGCCACAACGAGAAGCGCGGCAGCTGA